One genomic window of Ruminococcus gauvreauii includes the following:
- a CDS encoding MerR family DNA-binding protein has translation MLETILMLRELGVSINEITEFMKNRSADALNTLLKEKIREVDKKILHLKAVRKTLEARQAETSALLTLNLSEISIVEQEEKYLAIIHTDADMPLEKEIEAVVAETKKYHLNRLYDASYGSMLSAESLYAGDLENYSALFIEIPGPKEDCGLYVRPKGKYLRAYCKGSWDKLPEKYKEILSYAKNHGLTLMGHAYETGVNESMIDSMEEYITQIDIPVN, from the coding sequence GTGCTGGAGACAATCCTGATGCTGAGGGAGTTAGGAGTTTCGATTAATGAGATCACAGAATTTATGAAGAACCGTTCTGCTGATGCGCTTAATACGCTTCTGAAGGAAAAGATACGGGAAGTGGATAAGAAGATTCTCCATCTGAAAGCTGTCAGAAAAACGCTGGAGGCTCGTCAGGCGGAGACTTCTGCGCTGTTGACCTTGAATCTGTCAGAAATAAGTATTGTTGAACAGGAAGAAAAGTATCTGGCTATTATTCATACGGATGCGGATATGCCTTTGGAGAAAGAGATCGAAGCAGTCGTTGCAGAGACGAAAAAATATCACCTGAATCGCCTGTACGATGCTTCTTACGGGTCGATGCTGTCCGCTGAGAGCCTTTATGCCGGCGATCTGGAAAACTATTCTGCGCTGTTCATAGAAATTCCCGGCCCCAAAGAGGACTGTGGGCTGTATGTGCGGCCGAAAGGAAAATATCTGAGGGCATATTGCAAGGGCAGCTGGGATAAGCTTCCGGAGAAGTATAAAGAGATACTGAGCTATGCCAAAAACCATGGGCTTACCTTGATGGGTCATGCATATGAAACAGGTGTCAATGAAAGCATGATAGATTCGATGGAGGAGTATATTACACAGATAGACATCCCGGTAAATTGA
- a CDS encoding InlB B-repeat-containing protein, with translation MEQRKKREKRFRRSGMILTLLLLTGFTETVFASGIKQLPQLEPVLPEVSEEQSENIVSTEKPEEIENGFIVYHYVRFFDGAVELTGLADSVLPEEDIVFPKLPVRKFHRGIGWSLEENGTGAEYYPGDRIKADDMTEGKEPVFYAVYEKTGCTLTFEDAGTELKTETLEEGARYIMPELPEKIGYRSAGWAEDPDAESAEYTSGKSYLITEDVTLYPVWQKLYTISFRTNNGKATDRLNILTKTGIRGEKMTLPEIPVYSGYTPVGWSIYSNSGAVSYKAGSTYMVTGNRIFYQVNVRSVQCPFMTTVEFPQRHIFAADKSYIQES, from the coding sequence ATGGAGCAGAGGAAGAAACGAGAGAAAAGGTTCCGGAGATCCGGAATGATATTGACGCTTTTACTGTTGACTGGATTTACAGAGACTGTATTCGCATCTGGAATAAAACAATTACCCCAGCTGGAGCCTGTATTGCCGGAGGTATCAGAAGAACAGTCAGAAAATATAGTCAGCACAGAGAAACCAGAGGAGATTGAGAATGGTTTCATCGTATATCATTATGTCCGTTTCTTTGACGGGGCAGTAGAATTGACGGGGCTGGCGGACAGTGTACTGCCGGAGGAGGATATTGTTTTTCCAAAACTTCCTGTCAGGAAATTCCATCGGGGGATCGGGTGGAGCCTTGAGGAGAATGGGACCGGAGCAGAATACTATCCCGGAGATCGGATTAAGGCTGACGATATGACAGAGGGAAAGGAACCTGTGTTTTATGCGGTGTATGAAAAGACAGGCTGTACGCTCACATTTGAGGATGCCGGAACTGAGCTTAAAACTGAGACGCTGGAGGAAGGCGCCCGTTATATCATGCCTGAACTGCCGGAGAAAATCGGATACCGCAGTGCGGGATGGGCAGAGGATCCGGATGCGGAGTCGGCGGAATACACATCTGGAAAAAGCTATCTGATTACTGAGGATGTGACCCTCTATCCGGTATGGCAGAAGCTGTACACCATATCATTTCGCACAAACAACGGGAAGGCGACTGACCGTTTGAATATACTGACAAAGACAGGGATCAGAGGCGAAAAGATGACACTTCCTGAAATTCCGGTATATTCTGGGTATACCCCGGTCGGATGGAGCATATACTCAAACAGTGGGGCTGTTTCCTATAAAGCAGGAAGTACGTATATGGTTACAGGAAACAGAATATTCTATCAGGTGAATGTCCGAAGCGTTCAGTGTCCATTTATGACGACTGTGGAATTTCCGCAGAGGCATATTTTTGCGGCGGATAAATCATACATTCAGGAGAGTTGA
- a CDS encoding MerR family transcriptional regulator, with protein MLNSKTKLFTIGQFAALHEINKKTLMWYDEVGLFKPAVLGGEQLQILHVSPKLCAGDNPDAEGVRSFD; from the coding sequence ATGTTGAACAGTAAAACGAAATTATTTACGATAGGTCAGTTTGCAGCCCTGCATGAGATCAATAAGAAGACTCTGATGTGGTACGATGAAGTGGGGCTGTTTAAACCTGCGGTTCTCGGGGGAGAACAATTACAGATATTACACGTATCACCAAAGCTCTGTGCTGGAGACAATCCTGATGCTGAGGGAGTTAGGAGTTTCGATTAA